The DNA sequence tctATTTTACTACTTGCATGTAAATTTCCTGAAGCTTATGGCACATACTAGATGGCAAGTTGTCCGCATTATCCAAATGTGGTGGGGATGAAGGTAATTCAGGATTCTTGGCAGCCTGAGAAGAGGGAGAATCCGAGATGCTGTTAGTGTTAAGGGATGTTGAAACTTCATCTTTATGTGTCTCAGCTCCTTCATCTTGACAGGTTTCAGCTCCATCATCTCGATGGGATTCAGCTTCATCATCTTGCTGGATTTTGGCTCCATCATCTTGATGGGTTTGACATGCATCATCATCTTGATTAGTTTCGGCTGCATCATCCTTTTTGTTGTCCTCATGTAATTTTCTCTGTGCATACTGCCGAGAAGGAGAAGGCTTGGCAGGTGCAGCGGCTTTGGAAAGAGCAGCAACCCAGAAACAAACAGCATTTCTGTTTTCAATATTCCATAGAAGCTTCATACCATAGACAAACACACGCTGGCAACTGTCAGCTATCACCACATTGTAGCCATCATCGTCGTCGCTTGGGTCTGATTGCGTATGCTCATTAGTTTCGCTCTGTTTACCACGCTCAAACTGTACACACGTGGTCTTCTCAGGATTTATTTTTCCCTCTTCACGCCAGGCTCCCAAAGTATCAGGATCGGCCTTTGCGGACTGTTTTCTTATACTGAAGTAATCACAGGATAAAATAAATCCATCATCAGGATTTTTCTGCGTCATGCAACCTTTTTCAGAGGGAACGTTATCCTTGGATGCAGATTGTGAGCTTTTTGTTGCCATGCTAATTAACTTAGAAACACTACAGCAGTCTTCTTTACTTAGGAAAACTTTGGGCATATGAAGGTCAATACCTTGGTAAACAAGATCAAGAAGGCCACGGTAGCTTTCAAAAGTAAACTTTTGCTTACCCCTGCCAAAACATAATTCAATCTTCAGCTTTGTCATCATGAAGGTCAGTCCTCTGGCTGGATCATCATCATGTAAAGGCATGTTCTTTATACAAATCGGTGTGGAATCTATACGAATCATAAACTCGGTCATTACTTTATCTAGTGCAAGATTGCCTGATCTGATAATTCTTGGAACACCAAAACGAGGCCAGCGTGAAAACATCCGCAGTTTATGTGGGGGAAGGTACATCAAGTTCCAGAATTTTGTAATCCATGCTAGATCATGAGCACCAAGTTTTATTGTTGGGGAAGCCGGTGAAACATTCTGAGAAGTGTGAGGAGGCTGAGATACAGTAGCATATCCTTCTATACTATCTCTTGCAACAGAGGGTGGACATTGTTTTTCTGATGAAGGAGGAAGGGATCTAAAAGATAGGTTCCATCGAAGTGAAAGAGCAGTGGATCTGAAGGGATCAAATACGAACTCACGAGGTTTTCCTTCATCTGgaagtgaaaataaataatgattcaatgGTTTGCCAGAGTCACAATCCCAGTCCATTGCAACTTCAAGTGTAAAAAGTGGGACTTCAAAAAAAGCACTAGAAACACCCGGCGGAATTTTGGAACCACGCTTTTTTGCCATACTCTCCAAACTGctcaaaaaaatgttgaaatctTTCGCGGAAAGAAGAATGCGACCATCTGACTGGTGAATTTCCATAGATCTAGTCAGAAGTATAAGTTTATCAAGCTTTTCATAAGGATCTGTACTTGCCAAAATATGCCATCTTGTTTCAGAAAATAATAAGGAAATTCTTCCATGAATGTAATTTCTCATGTCATCCCACCATGGCAAACTCTTCTCCTTTTTTGGTGGCACAATAAGTGGGCCGGGGTTTATAACACTTAGATTAGCCCTCCGTAGCAACACAGTGAAAGCATAACTAATATCAGCAAAAACTGGTTCATAACTCACCCCAAATGACACTTCGCCTTTCTGAAAATGCAAGGACAAATCTGTGTATGTCTTCATTGGCGGAGTAGTACCAGTAGCAGATCGAAGCATGCATACCTTTCTCCATGCCCCAACATAGACATCTTGAAGCATTTGAGGCTGAAAGCTAGTTGCCTACTTGAAATAAATAGCagaaataaacaataatgaCCAAGAAATATTATCAGGTTAATCATCATTTAGTAATACCCCAAAtaacacaaaagaaacaaatacaAAGTTCAATTCAAGTAACATGTAGCTTTTTCTTAAAAGCAACAGGAAACCTATAAATTCATGAGCACATGTATGAGTTACGACCGAGTTTTATTGGATCCTTTCAAGATCATGATTCTATATTTTGATAGGATCTTCATAACTTAAGGATGACCAcaatatgtaaacaaaaaaaaaaactaaaggtaCATATATGAAAGAAATTGGATTCTTCATATTACCTGCTGAGCCATCACAAGACGACCTTCACATTTACCAGAACTTCCAGCAAAAAGAGGATATGTGTAATCTCGAATCTGGGCCACAAGAGAACCTGTGTTTAAGAGAATATTTGACCCATACAGTCTGGAAAATGGTATGTCACATTCAAGACAAACAGGATCAAGCTTCCTCAGAACTTCAATCATCCCATCATCTCCACCATCAATTTTTGTCAAGCTTACATCTAAGTCTAATGCAGATATTGAAAGAAGAGAAGTCCTTGAAGTACTAGGTTTGAAACCAGCTTGAAAGTCATCATCAATACAAGCACCTGACCCTTCAGATAACACTAGGTTTTGGCATGCCTGGTAATATGATcggaatgattttttataaatttcttcTCGCATTGATTCAATAGTCGAAGGATTGTTTACATCAACCTcaacatcattaaaataaaccTTTTTTTCTTGAGGAGAATTATTGGTGTCATCAGTAGGTTTTGGATCTTGCTTTGCCTTGGATATAAATTCATCTAAAAAGTTTAACCGGACAGCTAATTCACCAGCTTCCTTCTTCAACAAATGGTAGTGTTCATCAAGCCATCCCTGAATTGGTTCCTCTTCAATATCAAAAGTTAACTTGCGTACGAAAAGCTTTACGCATCCAAATTTTACTGAACTAGGCTTTTTCGCTTTAGAACTGTCTTTCTTCACAGGAAAAATCATATTGGTCTTTGcagcaacaataagtttcaaTGCACGCAACATATCCTCTAGAGCATCATCAATAGCACGCAATTGCAATCTGAATGGCAAACAAATGTGAATATCCAGACCTTGAATTACCCAATCCCATATTGTGGCTACAGGCCCCTTTGCATCAGATGCACTAGCAGCAGATTTACTAGGAATTCGTGAAATTTGCATCCGGCTACTCTTGATGATTCTGGCcccattaaaataaaacatgagtCCTTCAAGGAGCACTCCTATACGAGCATTCTCAGAGAAAATTGACTGCACCTGAACCATAGCATCAACTCCATCTCCCAGCCCAGCAGATATATTTAACATTTCTACATCAACAGCAAAAACagattctttcttcttttctgaatGCCCTGATTCCACAGTAGCTTCATTTTTCCTATTAGTATCTTTTACATTAGACATGTCTTCGACATGTTCATCATTACCATGCTCCTGAAGCTTCGTATTGTGTACCACTAATTTTAGCTGGAGAACCAGTTCAATTAGTGATAGATGCACATCAGGCTCCCACCTCATTGTAATTTCTGTAGCACTGAAAAGAGAACAGGCAGCATTCTCTTTAAGGCCGCCTAAACGTTGTACAAATTTAATAGTTTGCATATTAAACAATGCCACTTTTGATACTGGCCTATTTTCATCCATATATTCCTGATAGATAGATCTAGCCCTTCCAAGTTCTACCTGTTTGGATCTTTTCTCCTTGTTCACACTCAACTTAAAATGAAAGATTTCAAGAGAAATACAGTACTTTAGCTTCCGGTAGTCATCGGAAACGGTGGAGATTATGTTTGCAGTGCGCGGGGTACCATCTGCTGACACATTTATTATAACTCTACCACCTTGTGAACCAAAATTGACTCGCTTGGGATCAGGAACAACTGCATTTTCTATTCCAGTCTCCCCCAGTACATATACTGAACACTGTTCAacattgaatttcaacatttgaGTTCCCTTCCCTGAACTTTTTGATGATCGAGCCCGGGTTTGcgttgtttttttctttgaagcGGAAAGGCTTTTGAATAGAACTTGAAAGGATATTGCAGTTGATATGAATGATTCTACTCGCTTGAAAGTTAGATAAACTCCCATGCTGGTCATATTAACAGATAAACCTAGCACACACTTAGGAGCACCTTCTTCAGAGGATTTCAAGTCCTTTTTGCCCCAATCCAAACTAACTTTAGTAATGTGCAAAATGTAGCCAGACTTTGACTCAGCACCAAAAATTCTTTCTTTCAAGcattcttcattttcattagCCAAGTTGAGGTTTAATTCACCAAGTTCTGTATGCACTGTAGTCCCCATATTCGAAATGTTGTTTGCAGATAGATGTGTTGATTGTAAGCAACCCTAGATTTGGAAAGCAATAAATGGATGCTTTGTGGTAAATGTCTTTACTCAAAAGCATTTGAATTAACATATAAGGTAACTTCATCCAATAGAACTTAAAATGGTCAAACATTGGAGATATAATcactttaataaaagaaatttaaacagtcaaagaaagcaAAACAATCCATTCATAGCTTTCATTTGATGGAAATGATCAGTTTAGTGCCTTTCCAAAAAAGACTCAACCAATAATTGACAATGATCCTTTGAACCTCAAATCTAATCCAAGTAGCTGTCACTCTTTTAGtagtttataataataataataataataataataataataataataataataataataatgagcaTTGGTTCCTCAAAATGTTGGTTTTAGTCCCTAGAAAAACAAGTGTTTAATACGTTTTTAGTTCCTGCATTTACCTAAGGTGATATGGTTGTAGTCCTTCACCAAACTAAAAGCTGTGTTTTTGGGTAAACGTAGGGACttaaaatgtattatattattattgggACTAAAACCAACATTGCAAAATACTTTGAGGGAACAAAAGCATATTTGATCCTTTTAATGATTGTACATACATCATTATGCAAGCGATGAACCTATAAAATTTGGAAGCTTTtagtttgttattttcattgacatgttttcattaataattaaaaaaaatgttacctaGTTTTTACTTCATTTCCTGTTTTCAAGAATAGGCAAAGGAGAAACGGAGTGGAAATAAGGTgacatttttgaaattatttgtaaaaatatattacataaaaatgaggccaaaaacAAACCAAATGCACCCTTTTAAGagccaaaaaaatatacaattatacTCAACTAGGCTCTTTTTCATTAGTAGACCCCCAGACTGTCTTGGTCCTCACATTTTGCTTTTTCTTAAGGTGTTAGAGGCAGCAAGGTTATAAACCCGGCAGTACCACTACTCAAAGCCCAAAGTAATATTAGagatttattgtaaaataataaaatttattagaggGAAAAGAAGCGAAAATGAGAGGGAAGACTGAAGAGCAATAGCGATGCAGGATTAACTAGCACCAAAAAGGATAAGCTTACAGATCAAATGATCTGATCAATATTTGGACTTAGTTTTGATTTTGGGGATTATTGTATTCTTCAATAATATTTACTAAAAGCTGTTAAGATGTTATTATATCAGACTAATACTAGTATTTAAGTAACTTCTGCGTGCAATATTTATTCTGTCATCCCAAACTAATAACTagaaccaatatttttttttattctgtgcATAGCATCATTGTTGAGCTTGTTTTGGTTCATAAATAACGAAAGTATATATAGTTGCCAATACTTACATGATACAGTGGAGAATCAGCCATATTGAAAAGAATTATTGTCATCTTAGGAGCTGAGAAATTACATGTCCACACGATGATCTTACTACTATCAGTTGTTGGTTTTGGTTTTACAACAGGAGCTTCTTCCCGAAtaaccatttttttcttcttagatGAATGTAGGAGCAGCCAAGGCTTTAATCTGCTTATTACGATGTTGCATTGTAAACCTCCAAGCTTGAATTCTATGTCAGCTCTAATAGGCATAATTGTCTAGAGGAGGGGACCCAAAAAATCAAAGTAAGTTTGCAGAAAATacaataaacaataattataactaAGTCTAATAGTCCATATCAGGCATTCTTGATTCATATTATGAGTGCATTGTCCTTTAGATATAAACTTTTGCAGAAattctattataaaatattatggcTATCAACAAACAACTCTCCTAAAAGCTTAAGTTGTCAGGTGAATgcttaaaattgtcataaatatCTCCAAAACAAACCACTAGGAGTTCTGTAGGCTTGAAGCATGAACAACGTGCAAGCACACTATCTTGTGCTAAAAGTTGAGTTTTGTCAGAAGTATGAGATGGAAAAGATCAAATTCTTCACCACTATATCAAGAAGACTCTCATTCCTTATCGAGGACTAACCCTCCTAAAAGCTTAAGTTGTCTAATGGTGGTTTTGCAAGATAGTTTCATGAATGTCACAAATCAATGTGTAGGCCCCCAAAAATTACCACCTGCCGATTAAAGGCTATGATGCACAGATTCAATAAGCTGACAATATGTATTCGATGCggcaatattattatttttaaaatatataagatgtGAAGATTACATATGTAGATatgtacaaaaattaataaaacataataaatatataatttcaattcTGCAAATCCAAATTAAGAGAGAACTTTTTTGACAttattaaatactaaataaacATTATAAACCATTGTCATTATAAATCACTGCCTATTAATAACAATAGTATCAAACTCCCTTGAGCTATCATCCAGAAAAACCGAAACTTCTATTTTTGGATCATCTAGAGACAATGCTTTCATGTTTCTATCTTATACTTCTTTGTTTCATATCCCtttatttatatcaaattttcacaacatttttttaaatgcttaGATACTTTATAGATATATACATATTCGTGAAGTTTCTAAGAGTATAAGACAGGTATCCATATTGGATATGAGAATCAAATGCAAGTATATGTGCTTCATAGGTTAAAGGTTATATGACTTCAACAGGAAGATTGCTTTCCAATAAATTTCTCcatataaattgtattttacCCTTTTATTGCTCTTAATATTAAGAAAAGTTTGCTAGGTTGAGAAAACACTAAATGATACCAATTATACAAAGATGCAAAGGTGTGTTTTATGGATGGCAAAATAACTTACCTGTACTGGGACATACACAAAAGTGACCAAATTCACCCTCAATATCTCCAGGATGGAAGAACCAGCTTCTCTAAGAAGCTGTAATATCAATAGAAAAAAGTTGTCAGCAAgaagaaaattgcaaaaatgGAAATCATATGAGCTTCAAAAAGTCAATAGACACACTCCGTACATGAATTTCACTAAATTCAAGTTGAAAATGAAGACGTGTACTCTCCCCAGCATCTTTTGAGGGTCGTGATTTGATGCTTTTGAATTGGATGCCCATGATGTTATTTTCAACAGAGAGACCACGTTCACGATGCACAAAACTCACATTTAGCTTTGGCAGATTGAAGCTGacctacaataaaaaaaagcataattaACAGCTGAAATCAAAACTATTTGAAAAACCTGAGAACAATTTCTATCTTTGGTTAAATATAAACAGAAAATGTAACAGAAACTGATTGTCCGATTAAGTACCACAAAGTtatcataattttgttttcaatagtGGCCTacaattttatatcaaattgcCTGACAAACCAAAAATCACCAAGAACATGAACAAGATATTCAGAGAGACTTACAAGTGAAGGAATCACATTAGCCACAAAGCCAAATTCTAGTgtttaagaaaattgaaaatgcCTCTAGAACTATCTACAACAAGGCATCTAATTTCTGATGTGCCATGAAAAGAACTTAAAGTTGGTGAAAAGCTCCACAAAGATGCATCACTATGCCACACAACCTACCAGCAAGATAAACTGAAGATATAATGCACTTTGCTAAGATGGACCAATATTCACCACAATCAAAGAATAGGACCTAGCAACATTCTTAATTGATAACACTaaatggagataaaagaaataagaggaGTGCTAAGAACTCACTCTCTAGCACACTCTCTCAAACGCACTCCCCCTAATTGGTTAAAATATACTGAAAACTACAACATCAAGagagaaaatcattaaatataatgtgGAGTccacaaaattttgtaatttttaataaatttcaaccaataaaaaagaGTATGTTTAAAAGAGTGTGTTCTTAGCATTTCTCAAATAGATAATAAAGAACTACTAGATGACAATTAGACATAAGTATTAGAATCAAAttaggcctaactcaacctCAAAACTCTGTTGAAGAGAGAAGGATTGTCCAAATCTTATAAGGAGTACTTTGACCATATTCCTAGTCAATGTGGAACATCTTGTTTGAGTTATAATCAGTATTGTGTGGGTTCTGTTGTAAACagtatattttatgttattttgttatgttttagTTGTTTCTGTAACTAAATGTTGACTCATGAGTAGTCAGTAAGACACCTATCATATAAATACCTGCAACCACTTGTATGAACACTTAAGAAATCAGTTTTGCATTCACTTGAACACACCTAGCCAATAGTTCTGGCTACAACCAACATGCAGCTAGTTAGTTAAGACCCTACATGTGCACGCATACACCATTGTATCATAAATAtgatgatgaaataaaatcaattctcTTCTGAAAAAGTTCTCcctctattatttttatcttatctctgGTTTTTTCAAAGTATGACTACAAATATGGCAATATCTTTCAAAGGAGAGAAGGCCTACTATAAGAGATGCCTTTTCTCAGCCTCCTCAATAGCAtccaaattaataaatttcaatcaagtTAGATTTGTTTATTTACTGCTATAAGAAATAGAATTACAAAGAACAAGAAGACATAAGTCatgaatttcaataaaatacatGAAGTGATGCCCTATCCTTGGGGAGGGTTAGATGAATCATGAATACTTCCTTACCCAAATAAGCCAAGCTATTTCAGTAACTTGAACACAAAGCCAACACAACTCAACTACCCTATCGTTGCACCAAGGCTCGGGAAGAATATGTGATGATTAGAAAAACAAAGCATGTTTAATTTTGCAAACCTTTTGAGGAAACTTAGAAATATAGCCTATAATTTTTTCCCGCTTCTTGGGAGGCTCTTTTGCGCTCATAGAATCAACATTTGACCCTACACTTTTCTCAGAGCCAGAAGAAGATTCCACTGAACTCTTTTTCTTCACAAGCAACCCCTCATTCAAATTCACTGTGACTTCCCCAATGGAAATGTCCACACTCTTTATAAGTATACCCACTTCCCTGCatccaaaaagaagaaaaacaacaacTAAGAAGCCCtagaaggataaaaaaaatgaaaataaggaaaGGATGAGGGTGTCCAAGTCAAGTAATTTTGCAGCAATGCTGCATAACACaagaataagtaatttttttccttttaaaatacGAGGACATTTATAGAAACTGCAAAGGGGAAAACCAGGtataattataaagattaaaaagcaAGTTCCTTTTGAcagataatattatttaaaatatattcttagGAACAAATGGTGCACCACCTGAATTGTGAACcaaagcaaaagaaagttttcaTTGGTTTGGAATTGTCAAATTCGGGTCCAAGAATGCAACATTTATCAAACTAACAGCCTATTTCTAATGGATTAATTCAGAGATATGCACCATGTGTACACAAGAATCTGTCCCTTATAGTTGAATCTTCTCACTTCAAAATTTCCATTGCCTTCAACCATAAGCTTTACATTATATAGCTTGTTAACATCTTGCATACCAATTCACTTCCTTTTCTCCAACAACCACTCAAACAAGTGGTGTGCatgatttatattataaaaaaaaatatacaagaaaGATTAGTACCTATCATGGCCAAATTCACATGAGACAcagaatttttcaca is a window from the Glycine max cultivar Williams 82 chromosome 2, Glycine_max_v4.0, whole genome shotgun sequence genome containing:
- the LOC100777373 gene encoding protein SABRE; translation: MGTTVHTELGELNLNLANENEECLKERIFGAESKSGYILHITKVSLDWGKKDLKSSEEGAPKCVLGLSVNMTSMGVYLTFKRVESFISTAISFQVLFKSLSASKKKTTQTRARSSKSSGKGTQMLKFNVEQCSVYVLGETGIENAVVPDPKRVNFGSQGGRVIINVSADGTPRTANIISTVSDDYRKLKYCISLEIFHFKLSVNKEKRSKQVELGRARSIYQEYMDENRPVSKVALFNMQTIKFVQRLGGLKENAACSLFSATEITMRWEPDVHLSLIELVLQLKLVVHNTKLQEHGNDEHVEDMSNVKDTNRKNEATVESGHSEKKKESVFAVDVEMLNISAGLGDGVDAMVQVQSIFSENARIGVLLEGLMFYFNGARIIKSSRMQISRIPSKSAASASDAKGPVATIWDWVIQGLDIHICLPFRLQLRAIDDALEDMLRALKLIVAAKTNMIFPVKKDSSKAKKPSSVKFGCVKLFVRKLTFDIEEEPIQGWLDEHYHLLKKEAGELAVRLNFLDEFISKAKQDPKPTDDTNNSPQEKKVYFNDVEVDVNNPSTIESMREEIYKKSFRSYYQACQNLVLSEGSGACIDDDFQAGFKPSTSRTSLLSISALDLDVSLTKIDGGDDGMIEVLRKLDPVCLECDIPFSRLYGSNILLNTGSLVAQIRDYTYPLFAGSSGKCEGRLVMAQQATSFQPQMLQDVYVGAWRKVCMLRSATGTTPPMKTYTDLSLHFQKGEVSFGVSYEPVFADISYAFTVLLRRANLSVINPGPLIVPPKKEKSLPWWDDMRNYIHGRISLLFSETRWHILASTDPYEKLDKLILLTRSMEIHQSDGRILLSAKDFNIFLSSLESMAKKRGSKIPPGVSSAFFEVPLFTLEVAMDWDCDSGKPLNHYLFSLPDEGKPREFVFDPFRSTALSLRWNLSFRSLPPSSEKQCPPSVARDSIEGYATVSQPPHTSQNVSPASPTIKLGAHDLAWITKFWNLMYLPPHKLRMFSRWPRFGVPRIIRSGNLALDKVMTEFMIRIDSTPICIKNMPLHDDDPARGLTFMMTKLKIELCFGRGKQKFTFESYRGLLDLVYQGIDLHMPKVFLSKEDCCSVSKLISMATKSSQSASKDNVPSEKGCMTQKNPDDGFILSCDYFSIRKQSAKADPDTLGAWREEGKINPEKTTCVQFERGKQSETNEHTQSDPSDDDDGYNVVIADSCQRVFVYGMKLLWNIENRNAVCFWVAALSKAAAPAKPSPSRQYAQRKLHEDNKKDDAAETNQDDDACQTHQDDGAKIQQDDEAESHRDDGAETCQDEGAETHKDEVSTSLNTNSISDSPSSQAAKNPELPSSPPHLDNADNLPSTKNENADDTEEGIRHFMVNIIEPQFNLHSEDANGRFLLAAVSGRILAQSFHSVLHVGYEMIEQALSTTDVNGSEYQPEIAWKRWELSVMLEHVQAHVAPTDVDPGAGVQWLPKILRGSPKVMRTGALLERVFMPCDMYFQFTRHKGGTPEMKVKPLKELTFNSHNITATMTSRQFQVMLDVLCNLLLARVPKPKKSSQTLSIEDDEMVEEEADEVVPDGVEEVELEKINLEKKERELRLLLDDIRKLSLSYDLSRNPHPEKEADLWMIDGEIAMLVQELKREVVNARKSRKEAYASLRMAMQKAAQQRLMEKEKNKSPSYAMRISMQINKVVWSMLLDGKSFAEIEINDMIYDFDRDYKDVGISLFTTKYIVFKNCLSNAKSDTILSAWNPPPDWGKKVMLQVDARQGAPKDGSSPFELFKVEIYPLKIHLTETMYRMMWGYFFPEEKKESQRRQEVWKVSTTAGARRLKKGSSVNEASASSATKESEAPSKSTITAMLFPSSNQSSAQVDSAQASKTQNVKANPGTGITPELKKASSFDKTEEDTVAESVADELVSQDEASKNKLKDCKGAMPSEEKKSRPQKIMEFHNIKISQVELCITYEGSRFVVSDMKLLMDQFHRVEFTGTWRRLFSRIKKHIIWGVLKSVTGMQGKKFKDKGQIQLPSAGAPEMDLTLSDNEGQAGKSDKLPPAWPKRPNEGAGDGFVTSIKGIFSNQRRKAKALVHKTKKGEAENETQGDSGENDGDQIAPFARQLTITQAKKLIRKHTKKLQSKAQKGSSSQQAEALPSSKEETITFDSDSSSGSSSDDEAFHE